DNA sequence from the Thamnophis elegans isolate rThaEle1 chromosome 4, rThaEle1.pri, whole genome shotgun sequence genome:
CATCTGTGACTTAGTTTTCAATCCCCACAAAATGTTTCCTCCCTTTGATTaaaagcacatgctattgctgtATGTATAATAGCACAGTACTATTAGCCTGCAAGTCACCAGCTTCCTTACATGACCTCACAATTGCCAATTCAACCATTTATATTCAAGACATCATGCTTATTGTATAAGGTTAAAAGGTGATGTGAATCTATAGCAAAATACAAGGCAGTTTCAGCTTCTCATAAAGGGATAGATTTCTTATTATATATTAGTAAACCTATAGTTCAATACTGTCATCAGGGgcaagatattttaaaatactacTTCAGACACAACAAAGATACCAAGCATACTTGTCAATATGCATATGATATTTTTGCCATTTCACAATATATGTCACCACTCGGATAGACCCGAAACAGGGAGACTTATGCTACAAATCCACATTATAATTTCTCTGCTAAAAAATTACATAATTTGTCTCCTAAAGGATTCACACTTACCGATAAATCAGAACTTCATCATCAGAGCAGTTATATTGTAGCTGGTACATTTTAACTCTTGGTGCTGACTTGCTAACTGTCCATTTGACTAAAGCTGAAGTAGTGGTCACCTCAGAAACCAAGACTGCCCTGTCTGGTGGCCCCTTGCTTTCTCCTCGATTAGACTTGCTGGAACTTGTGATGTCAGAAAGTCTTGATTTAGGAGGGGCTGTCCGGCCTGTACCATTGCTGAGATGTGGAAGCTGGACAATGGATAACTCAATTGTTGCAGTAGACTCTCCAGCAGCATTTGCTGCTATGCATGTGAATACTCCAAGATCCTTTGAGGTTGTGATAAGGATTTCCAAAGTGCCATTGTCATAAACTATTGTTCTTGAAGAATTGCCCATAAGTCGATCATCGGGTGCCACCCAGTGAATGATGGGAGATGGGTCTCCAATTGCTTTGCACTTCAAAGTGGCAGTTTGTCCTTCTAAAACTACAAATTTGTGAGTATGCTGTGTAATCAGAGGGGGCTCACAAACAAATTCCTCTTCCCGGACATACCAAAAATATCTTCCCTTTAAACCTAGAGGAGAAGCACATGTTTCCATATCATCATCCCTGTCCAGGCGCCGTAGCCACAGTAGCTCACAGTTACAATGCAAAGGGTTTCCGCCAAAGCTTAAAGATAAAGGTGGGGAAAATGGAGTTGTAGTTAATGGAGATACTTGAGACCTGGCAAAAATGGGATCAGGAGGAAGCTTCTGAAGTCTGTTGGACGTTAGATCCAATCTGGCTAGTTTCTGTAGATCTGCAAAGGTCCCCTCTGTGATATAATCGATCAAATTATGATCCAAACTAATCTGGTGCAAGTTTATCATCTTCATGATGGATTCCCAAGGGATGCTTTTGAGGTTATTATAAGAAAGATCCAGATCTTCTAAAGTAAATAGAAACTCTTCAAAAGCATCATCTGAAATATAATTTAGTTGGTTGTTGTTTAGAATCAGGTGCTGAAGGTTAATCAAGCCCCTCAAAATGTCCTCCCCAATTTCAGGCAACCTATTACTGTCTAAATGCAAAGATCGTAGGCTTTCTAAATCAACAAAGGAATAGGGCTGGATGTAACTGATGGTATTCCTAGACAATGTGAGGTCAACAAGACCAGTCATGTTGGCAAAATCCTGTCTGCTGATGTTAATAATAAAGTTGCCCCCAAGTCGGAGTTCAACAGTCCTCCTGTCTATGTTTGGTGGTACAAAAAGAAGTCCCTTTGAAGGGCAGAGAGTTCCCAGTGACTCAGACAGATTTTGACAAACACAGTATTTTGGACAGGCATGGACTGCAACAACCACTCCAAACACCAGAATGCTGCAGAACAGTTTTTCCATGGTAAATCAACGATGAGGCCTGCAAGAATGAGAAACAGTTACACTTTAGAGAATTGCTTTCATACcgatatataaaaaagaaaataaaagaaatcctaaaGCAGCACATTTTAAAATCTAGTGGCACGTGAAGTGTTATTTTACCAAGTAGGATATGACAATCTAAGTATAAAAAGAATGTATGTTTCATGGCTCTTTTCCAGATACCGTTGTTGGTACTTTTTGGAAAGATTAAATCGGCTGCCTTTTTTCTGTATATTGACACAAATGGCATCTCTTTTATTCTGAGAAGTATTCCTTATTTAGCTAATCATATGATACTATTTCAGCTGGAGAGTGCAAACTCTTTTGTGTGtggggtgtgggtgtgggggaaccTTACACTTATTTAACTCCTTGCAAACATCTCTGGGTTAGGAAAAAGCCTGGAAGTTATTTGACCATTCACTTGCAGTTTGTTCCAAACTCCAAGAAGACCTGGAGCAAATTTAAGATCAAGAtaggaagacacacacacacacacacacacacacacacacacacacacaagtcccCCTCAGGGAAGGTTCTTTTGTGATTGTTAGATGATCACACTGAGTAGGAAATTGGTGCAAAGAAGACAGGGCTGCACCAAATATGTTATGGAGGCCAGGTTGTTCTTTTTCATATTTGGGTGGGAAAGATTCATAACAATTTTTAGGGCAATTGTAGAACTTAAGTTACAGTTTTGGAGTGTTCTGAATCTTCAAATGATGGAATCTGTGTCATCAGATATCATCACTTGTGGTAAGAATGAGCTTTAAGAGCCAATATGGAAGGattaggagaggaggaggaaaggaggatttAGTGGATCCTGACTTTCACTTTCAAACAACTTTCCTCAAGCACATGCTGGCCAATGATTATAAGAGCTAATATCCAAAAGGGTACCAGATTAGGAAAGTTACTTTTGGATGTAGATTTAGTTCTTTCAGTCACTAAGTGCACTAAGGAATTCGCTATAAGATCACACACTGGCCAGATTTACTGTCCATTACATACATCTTTGCTTCAGTAGTTGAATGGCTCCTATGCATTTAGCCCTatgcatttatttaataatattagcAACAGCAACACCACTTAGATTTACATATCACTTCATatttctttacagccctctctaagtggtgtacagagtcagcatactccACCACTAATTCTCATGTTATTGATCTcagaagaatgaaaggctgagttaaACTTGAGCCAGACATGATCGAACTCCTGGTTGTGAATAGAGTTAGCCTGcgatactgcattgtaaccactgcaccatcatgactCTTAATTGATCGTTTTCCCTAGTTCCAAAGGATACTGGGTGGTCTAAAGCTAAAAAACATCTGTTATACAGGTATATTCTGTATATGTAGACAATTgagattataaaaaataatagtaaCACTATGTAATAATAGCCATGTAATTAAATAATGAATCAATAGATAGGGAAAAAAGgacttcttttcctcttttgacATGCTAATACTCTGCAGAAGTAAGTTAAAACAAGAAAAGGTCATATAACAAGAAGAGAAGCATAGCCTTCTTCATGTTTGAGATAATtagttttatgatgaaggattcAGCACAAGTATAAATCTAGAAATAGACTATCCCAGAACAAGCTAGactttttcagaaatgatttttctttgaaaagtcaACTCTTAGCAAAATATTGAAATAGTAACCTTTTGCTTTTGAATCCGAAGTTCCTAGTATTAAGAATTTGATTATAACAGTGCTTGAGATTTGCTGCACTTGGAGAATTCCTACTAATGTCAATTTCCAGAACAAGACTTCAAACCTTCAAACTTTCatggaatttgtatgccgcccactccctagggactctgggcggctcacaaccagtaaaagcatttaaaacatttaaaattacaattcaCAACAGCAAAGCAATACAATGCAACAcaactttccttctttttatatATCATGATGAGCCCTATGAAAAGGTAATCACCTAGAAATGTTTGtacggaaaaaaaaatctgtttacaaTTGTTTATATCTTAGTTCATGCAGTgcaatgaaggaggaggaggagaaggagaaggagaaggaaaaggagaaggagaaggagaaggagaaggagaaggagaaggagaaggagaaggagaaggagaagaatctCATTATGTTCAATCCTGCAAATAAATAGAGGACAATTCAAGCATATGTTTAGCTTTACCTTCTATTATAAAGTAGAATCCTGTGGCTTTGTAACCATGCTGTTTATGCAAATCCCTGTTACAGTTAGCAAAGCTTTGAGCATTGTATTTATTCATTAGTAACAGACAGTGGGCTTTTGGAATCTTAAGTATAATTATATTCTGCAGCTTTAATTTAGTGTGCTATCCTAGAAGCTGCAACTATAAACAAATAGAGGAAAAAAAGCTTTAGAAACAATTTGAGAAAGAGTTTGATACAATTAATTAGCAATGTGCAGAGATTTCTTTACCTACTACTTCCCCTATTACCTAGcccaaatttgatttttttcaaggTTTTGGGTAGTTTCTCCTTTTAGTGTGTTCCATTTCCCCAATTACCATTTGGGGAGATGCTGTAATGTTTCACTGCACTCCTGAGAGCAAGTTGAGATCAAGAAGCATAATTGAGAAGCAATTGAACATAGTTATGGGAGATAGGTAACAATATCAAAGAAAAGACAGCTTAAGGTATGTTTATAACTTCTAATACCTAGGAATTAAGTTTTCCAGGTGTAtgtatgaaagagaaagagagaatctgTGCATTATAAAGTTACACAAATAAGAGTGCTGCCTTCTGTTCTCTCTTTGTGCTCATGATGCTGCTCACTCTATCGCAGAGGGAAAAAAAGTGGATTTTGTTGAGTGGGTGGTTAAATATATGTAGAACTCTGTCATACCACACTGCCACTTTGAGGGAACAAGTGCTTGCTCATAAGAGATTGGATTATGTGGCTTCTAAAGTACTAAAGTTCCAACTCTATGCTTCTAAGTGTAAGCCACACTTTCCACATATGTAATCTATGAAGGGGTTAAAAAACCCTTTCTCCTTTCTACAGTTCTATGAAATACATTGAAAACAAATGCATCCAGTCCGAAGAACAGAAAGCATTGCTTGAAGTGGGATGGACTGATCTAAAGAGAAACATGAGCATTGCCACCTGAAACATCTCTGATCATTTCTAGTCCTTCCTGGAGCAACCTTACTCCTAATccaagatgtctatggagattcacagtgatccatgtcatggttgtcccaaagtaattttccaagaggcaactggactttctggtttttctttgaagacattttgtttgtcatccgagaagcttcttggacgggaagtgaaacatcttcaaaaaaaaaaaccccagaaagtacAAATGCctcttgcaaaagcacctttgggaatccCCAAGATTCATATTGACCTTGAACTGAAATGAAGTACATCTTTCAAATCAtttgaatggaaggaaaaatacGGGCCTAATGACAACATAAAGGCTTCCAAGTCAAATTGAAAATCCAGCTGTGCACCTTCCTTTAACATGGGTGAAGGTTATAAAAAGCTGAAGAAGATATTGGGAGATGGAGGAGCTGCTGCCATGGCTGTCAGTAGCTACCCAAGTGGTAGAAAGTGAAGAAAGTGGCATGCTGTGGATGACATCTGCCAGGGGGAATAGAGAAACTGGGATGCTATGGATGACATCTATCAGGGG
Encoded proteins:
- the LRFN2 gene encoding leucine-rich repeat and fibronectin type-III domain-containing protein 2, producing MEKLFCSILVFGVVVAVHACPKYCVCQNLSESLGTLCPSKGLLFVPPNIDRRTVELRLGGNFIINISRQDFANMTGLVDLTLSRNTISYIQPYSFVDLESLRSLHLDSNRLPEIGEDILRGLINLQHLILNNNQLNYISDDAFEEFLFTLEDLDLSYNNLKSIPWESIMKMINLHQISLDHNLIDYITEGTFADLQKLARLDLTSNRLQKLPPDPIFARSQVSPLTTTPFSPPLSLSFGGNPLHCNCELLWLRRLDRDDDMETCASPLGLKGRYFWYVREEEFVCEPPLITQHTHKFVVLEGQTATLKCKAIGDPSPIIHWVAPDDRLMGNSSRTIVYDNGTLEILITTSKDLGVFTCIAANAAGESTATIELSIVQLPHLSNGTGRTAPPKSRLSDITSSSKSNRGESKGPPDRAVLVSEVTTTSALVKWTVSKSAPRVKMYQLQYNCSDDEVLIYRMIPATNKAFVVNNLVSGTGYDLCVLALWDDTATTLTATNIVGCAQFYTKEDYPQCQSMHSQFLGGTMILIIGGIIVATLLVFIIILMVRYKICNNNPGKMANVSNVYSQTNGSQPVQNGVLPQVNPKVVVKNELMEFNCESAHSSISSSSSSMNSRDCDGYSLQSEQGTLSSKWRPPSRSKHHNIDRLMGAFASLDLKCQKKEETIDSRTSIVVRHSDKEPLLGQQESKFRSLLMLPLEGKTKRSHSFDMGDFSTSQCYNYPKKITNIWTKRSLSVNGMLLQYNDSDLTESKGTYGSSEWVMESTV